The following are encoded together in the Plasmodium berghei ANKA genome assembly, contig: PbANKA_00_1, whole genome shotgun sequence genome:
- a CDS encoding BIR protein, translated as MDDTLCSNFDVLRMHLPAELGGTSNFEFKKITNFDNYCPSENCNTDLEKITIGFLWLLEQYFTKYPNKGHNVNDIKPFFLYIILWLSHKLNKITDQNFTKINDFYTKHVKNSGKYSNFISDSGRYTNFNEFIEKQKDLLNINIEDLSKFYDASKLICSMYGNVAQNQTDDKLSNNATSFVNKYTELNNIYNNEGAPHSQILSALSTDYNNLKKERDNIPSLPEKKTTQDHVQSSKDNSEQISGQFSEDTSSSSSIGNKLFTVLSIFGAIAFLLGISYKYSLFGLRKRAQKQHLREKIKNTKKRMNH; from the exons ATGGATGATACTCTA TGTTCAAACTTTGATGTTTTGAGGATGCATTTACCCGCTGAATTAGGCGGAACCTCaaattttgaatttaaaaaaattacaaatttCGATAATTATTGCCCTAGTGAAAACTGCAATACTGATCTcgaaaaaattacaattgGATTTTTATGGTTACTTGAACAATATTTTACTAAATACCCAAATAAAGGTCATAATGTAAATGATATTAAAccattttttctatatattattttatggtTAAGTcacaaattaaataaaatcacAGACCAAAATTTCACCAAAATAAACGATTTTTATACTAAAcatgtaaaaaatagtgGTAAATATAGTAATTTTATAAGTGATTCTGGTagatatacaaattttaatgaattcATAGAGAAACAAAAAGATTTGCtgaatattaatattgaaGATCTGtctaaattttatgatgCATCCAAATTAATATGTAGTATGTATGGTAATGTTGCACAGAATCAAACAGACGATAAACTGTCAAATAATGCTACTAGTTTTGTTAACAAATATACAGAGctaaacaatatatataataatgaaggTGCCCCACATAGTCAAATATTGTCTGCTTTATCAActgattataataatttaaaaaaggaaCGTGATAATATTCCATCCCTTCcagagaaaaaaacaacacAAGATCATGTGCAAAGTTCTAAAGATAACTCTGAACAAATTTCTGGACAATTTTCTGAAGATACGTCATCAAGTTCGTCGATAggaaacaaattatttacagTTTTATCGATATTTGGTGCAATAGCATTTTTGTTGGGAATTTCTTATaag tattcGTTATTTGGACTTCGGAAACGAGCTCAAAAACAACATttaagagaaaaaataaaaaatacaaagaAGAGAATgaatcattaa